A genomic region of Trichothermofontia sichuanensis B231 contains the following coding sequences:
- a CDS encoding SLC13 family permease, with the protein MLSLPINPIVLTLLILVAALISFIFEWLPVDLTAITVTVLLMVLGLVTPEEGISGFGNNATITVMAMFILSAGISKTGVIQILKRFLLGWGGESLERQIFTMGAIIGPVSAFINNTAIVAIFLPLIEDWCKQQKISPSKLMIPLSYATVMGGMMTLLGTSTNILASGTSQRLGFREFHLFEFTRLGIITFTIGLLYLTFIAPHILPARKSPTGSFEEDYGLKDYISEVVVTPRSPLIGKTVRFSELQKKFDISVLELIRGQTRFTQPLADKVLEAGDILIVRGSRDNLLQIREENGLDIVPDVKFQGNGLESSLQTGEEEIAEVLLLSNSRLNGSTLRDLRFRERYNATVLAIRRGEELVYERLGRIPLRFGDVLLVQGPRQSFLGLQTTREMLVIEQRDATTYRQNKAWITIAILLFVILGAALGWAPILVTAWVGVVLMIITGCIKPGEVYGAVRWDVILLLAGLIPLGIAMEKSGATVWLAEQLVAIGGHLSGYWILVFFYLVTALLTEILSNNATVVLMIPVAVEVAKVLGLNPFAFMFAVTFAASNSYMTPIGYQTNTMVYGPGGYRFLDFTRVGAPLTCLYVFLTPLLIVWLYGL; encoded by the coding sequence ATGTTGTCCCTACCGATCAATCCCATTGTCCTGACCCTACTGATTCTGGTAGCGGCGCTCATCAGTTTTATTTTTGAATGGCTCCCCGTTGACCTGACGGCCATTACGGTTACGGTGCTGCTCATGGTCCTAGGGTTGGTGACCCCGGAGGAGGGCATTTCTGGTTTTGGTAATAATGCCACCATCACCGTAATGGCGATGTTTATCTTAAGTGCGGGGATCAGTAAAACGGGGGTAATTCAAATCCTGAAACGGTTTCTCCTCGGTTGGGGGGGCGAGTCCCTAGAGCGGCAGATCTTTACGATGGGGGCGATTATTGGCCCCGTGAGTGCTTTTATCAATAACACGGCGATCGTGGCAATTTTCCTACCCTTGATTGAAGATTGGTGTAAACAGCAGAAAATTTCACCGTCTAAACTGATGATTCCCCTGTCCTACGCCACAGTGATGGGGGGGATGATGACCCTACTGGGAACTTCGACAAATATTCTGGCCAGTGGCACGTCGCAACGCTTAGGTTTTCGGGAATTTCATTTATTTGAGTTTACCCGGCTTGGCATTATTACTTTTACAATCGGGTTACTCTATCTCACCTTTATTGCTCCGCATATCCTGCCAGCCCGCAAATCGCCAACGGGTAGTTTTGAGGAAGACTATGGTCTCAAAGACTATATTAGCGAGGTTGTAGTTACCCCGCGATCGCCTTTAATTGGCAAAACGGTGCGCTTTAGCGAACTACAGAAAAAATTTGATATTAGCGTGTTAGAACTCATTCGGGGGCAAACGCGATTTACCCAACCCCTAGCCGATAAGGTCTTAGAGGCAGGAGATATTCTCATTGTGCGGGGTAGTCGCGACAATCTTTTACAAATTCGCGAAGAAAATGGTCTCGATATTGTCCCTGATGTCAAGTTTCAGGGTAATGGGCTGGAATCCAGTCTCCAGACGGGGGAAGAGGAAATTGCGGAAGTCCTGCTGCTGTCGAATTCCCGTCTCAATGGGTCTACCCTGCGAGATTTGCGCTTTCGTGAGCGTTATAATGCCACGGTCTTGGCTATCCGACGGGGTGAAGAACTGGTCTATGAACGACTCGGTCGTATTCCCCTGCGTTTCGGTGATGTCCTTCTGGTTCAAGGTCCTCGACAAAGCTTTTTAGGATTACAAACAACTCGTGAAATGCTGGTCATTGAGCAACGGGATGCCACGACCTATCGACAGAATAAAGCCTGGATCACGATCGCAATTTTACTCTTCGTCATCCTGGGTGCGGCTCTAGGATGGGCACCTATTCTCGTGACGGCTTGGGTTGGGGTTGTGCTGATGATCATAACCGGCTGTATTAAACCAGGCGAGGTCTATGGGGCTGTCCGCTGGGATGTGATTTTGCTTCTGGCGGGTTTAATCCCCCTGGGAATTGCAATGGAAAAATCCGGCGCGACTGTCTGGTTAGCAGAGCAATTAGTGGCGATCGGAGGGCATTTATCGGGATATTGGATTCTCGTGTTTTTCTACCTGGTAACCGCCCTCCTGACAGAAATTCTTTCCAATAATGCAACGGTGGTTTTAATGATCCCGGTCGCTGTCGAAGTGGCTAAGGTTTTAGGTCTTAATCCGTTTGCCTTTATGTTTGCCGTCACCTTTGCCGCCTCGAATAGCTATATGACCCCGATCGGCTATCAAACCAATACGATGGTGTATGGACCAGGGGGCTATCGTTTCCTGGACTTTACCCGTGTGGGGGCACCGCTAACCTGTCTCTATGTCTTCCTAACACCGCTCTTGATTGTATGGCTGTATGGTCTTTGA
- a CDS encoding ABC transporter permease: MLNTRHWHRTLEVVCLPIAALLVALLIFGGFCAMAGANPFAVYGSIYKAALGSWSAWQNTLIRAAPLMLTALCTVLPARLGLVIIGNEGALVMGGLAATLVGLGLGTSLPGVVTQVGMAVGGAIAGGLWIMLVGVLRHYRGVNETISSLLMNYIAIALLNHLVEGPMRDPEFVTKPSSRALLAANWLGTLPGTRIHYGLLYGLIACAIAYILIQHTPFGFAARTAGGNLRAARIAGLPVGKLTLTICFLAGSAAGLAGMVEIAAVQKRANASLVSNYGYAGILVAFVARHHPLATILVAILLGGLLASGGILQRSHHLPDATILVFQGIVFLCVLFSESLYGRLPLFRDRVAVATKPPLTTPT, from the coding sequence ATGCTCAATACCCGTCACTGGCACCGAACCCTGGAAGTGGTCTGTCTGCCGATCGCGGCCCTGCTGGTTGCCTTGCTGATCTTCGGCGGGTTTTGTGCAATGGCCGGGGCTAATCCCTTCGCGGTTTATGGGTCTATTTACAAGGCCGCCCTTGGGAGTTGGAGCGCATGGCAAAATACGCTGATTCGAGCTGCGCCCTTAATGTTGACGGCCTTGTGTACCGTCCTCCCGGCCCGCCTAGGGCTAGTCATTATTGGCAACGAGGGAGCGTTGGTAATGGGGGGCCTCGCCGCAACCTTGGTGGGTTTAGGTTTGGGCACATCCCTGCCAGGGGTAGTTACCCAGGTGGGGATGGCCGTGGGCGGCGCGATCGCCGGGGGCCTGTGGATCATGCTGGTGGGTGTCCTGCGCCACTATCGCGGGGTGAATGAAACCATCAGCAGCCTGTTGATGAACTACATTGCGATCGCCTTGCTGAACCATCTGGTGGAAGGTCCCATGCGCGATCCTGAATTTGTCACCAAACCGTCCAGTCGGGCGTTACTGGCGGCCAACTGGTTGGGGACCCTACCGGGTACTCGCATTCACTACGGGCTGCTCTATGGTCTGATCGCCTGCGCGATCGCCTATATCCTCATCCAGCACACCCCGTTTGGCTTTGCGGCCCGGACTGCGGGGGGTAACCTGCGGGCGGCCCGAATTGCGGGATTGCCGGTAGGAAAACTCACCCTCACAATTTGCTTCCTAGCCGGATCAGCAGCGGGGTTAGCGGGCATGGTGGAAATCGCTGCTGTGCAGAAGCGGGCCAATGCATCCCTGGTGTCTAACTATGGCTATGCCGGGATTCTGGTTGCCTTTGTCGCCCGTCATCATCCGCTGGCCACTATTTTGGTAGCAATCCTGTTGGGGGGGCTGTTGGCAAGTGGGGGAATTCTTCAGCGATCGCACCATTTACCCGATGCCACGATTCTCGTCTTTCAAGGCATCGTTTTCCTCTGCGTCCTGTTTAGTGAATCCCTCTATGGCCGCTTACCCCTCTTCCGCGATCGGGTCGCCGTTGCGACCAAGCCGCCGCTGACGACCCCGACCTAG
- a CDS encoding NAD(P)H-dependent glycerol-3-phosphate dehydrogenase, protein MSAITVTILGAGAWGLALAELARRAGHSVRLWSRRLEEPLATAIAGTEIIVSAVSMAGVTPMADRLQALSLPSNLILVSATKGLDPVTTRTPSQVWQAALPHQAIAVLSGPNLSQEIQQGLPAATVVASRDLATATQVQQVFASPRFRVYTNTDILGTELGGTLKNVMAIAAGVCDGLCLGTNAKSALLTRALPEMIRIGTRLGAKADTFFGLSGLGDLLATCNSPLSRNYQVGYGLAQGRRLNDVLASLKGTAEGINTARVLVAIADREQIPIPVAREVYRLLQGEITPQAALAALMERDLKPEDPRF, encoded by the coding sequence ATGTCAGCAATAACTGTGACGATTCTCGGAGCCGGGGCGTGGGGACTTGCCCTAGCTGAACTGGCCCGTCGGGCTGGTCACTCGGTGCGCCTGTGGTCACGCCGATTGGAAGAGCCACTCGCAACGGCGATCGCGGGGACGGAGATAATTGTGTCTGCTGTTTCGATGGCGGGGGTTACGCCAATGGCCGATCGCCTGCAAGCGTTGTCCCTCCCCTCCAACCTAATCCTGGTGAGTGCGACAAAAGGGTTAGATCCCGTGACTACCCGCACGCCCTCCCAGGTGTGGCAAGCAGCCCTACCGCATCAAGCGATCGCCGTCCTGTCGGGGCCGAATCTTTCCCAGGAAATTCAACAGGGGCTGCCTGCTGCGACGGTGGTGGCTAGCCGGGATCTGGCAACTGCCACCCAGGTACAGCAGGTCTTCGCTTCGCCCCGTTTTCGGGTTTATACCAATACGGATATCCTGGGGACTGAGTTGGGCGGCACCTTGAAAAATGTGATGGCGATCGCGGCGGGGGTGTGTGATGGGCTGTGCCTGGGGACGAATGCCAAATCAGCCCTCCTGACCCGTGCCCTCCCGGAGATGATCCGCATTGGAACCCGGTTGGGGGCAAAAGCCGACACGTTTTTTGGCCTTTCCGGGTTAGGGGATCTCTTAGCAACCTGTAACAGCCCGCTAAGCCGCAACTACCAAGTGGGCTATGGCCTAGCCCAGGGGCGCCGTTTGAATGATGTGCTCGCAAGCCTCAAGGGAACCGCCGAGGGGATTAATACCGCCAGGGTATTGGTAGCGATCGCCGATCGGGAGCAAATTCCGATTCCCGTCGCACGGGAGGTATATCGTTTGCTCCAGGGTGAAATTACGCCCCAGGCAGCCCTGGCGGCCCTGATGGAGCGTGATTTAAAGCCCGAAGATCCCCGCTTTTGA
- the gpmI gene encoding 2,3-bisphosphoglycerate-independent phosphoglycerate mutase, whose product MTQAPIAPLVLIILDGWGYRQETDGNAIRAAKTPIMDSLVQAYPQTLLQASGKAVGLPEGQMGNSEVGHLNIGAGRVVPQELVRISDAIEDGSIRQNPALVQVCRDVCQRQSRLHLIGLCSDGGVHSHLDHLIGLIEMAKLEAVPDICIHVITDGRDTLPTEGQAVMEKLQGAIERIGAGRIVTISGRYYSMDRDRRWERTQRAYEVMTQEGKVDGRSPLDILLDSYAAGITDEFIEPVRVAPGAIAPGDGVIFFNFRPDRARQLTSALTVPEFDGFKRELIHPLSFVTLTQYDPALPVAVAFEPQNLSNILGEVLAQHHLRQLRTAETEKYAHVTYFFNGGLEEPFPGEDRELVMSPMVSTYDKAPAMSAEPVTDGVIAAIKKGIYSLIVVNYANPDMVGHTGNYEAAVQAIETVDRCVGRVLECVSQASGTVLITADHGNAELMWDEQGNPWTAHTTNRVPFILVEGEKLKIRGHGAAVGLRSDGKLCDIAPTILEILRLPQPPEMTGRSLLVKSPIEVCLREGDRPEELLQGADGQLVRTPVKI is encoded by the coding sequence ATGACGCAAGCCCCGATTGCACCACTGGTATTGATCATTTTAGATGGGTGGGGCTACCGCCAAGAGACTGACGGTAATGCAATTCGTGCTGCCAAGACCCCGATCATGGATAGTTTGGTTCAGGCCTATCCCCAAACGCTGTTGCAGGCATCGGGTAAGGCGGTCGGTCTCCCAGAGGGACAAATGGGTAACTCAGAGGTGGGGCATTTGAATATCGGGGCCGGACGGGTCGTCCCCCAGGAATTGGTGAGAATTTCGGACGCGATCGAAGACGGTTCGATTCGGCAAAATCCGGCCCTCGTGCAGGTCTGTCGGGATGTCTGCCAACGCCAGAGTCGGCTGCACTTAATCGGGCTATGTTCAGATGGCGGAGTTCACTCCCATCTGGATCACCTCATTGGCCTGATTGAGATGGCCAAGCTGGAAGCCGTGCCCGATATCTGCATTCATGTGATTACGGATGGTCGCGATACGCTGCCCACGGAGGGGCAGGCAGTGATGGAAAAGCTGCAAGGGGCGATCGAGCGCATTGGGGCTGGTCGCATTGTGACCATCAGTGGCCGCTATTACAGTATGGACCGCGATCGCCGTTGGGAGCGGACCCAACGGGCCTATGAAGTCATGACCCAAGAGGGAAAGGTGGATGGCCGCTCCCCGCTGGATATTCTGTTGGATTCCTATGCCGCTGGCATTACGGATGAATTTATTGAGCCAGTTCGAGTGGCTCCAGGGGCGATCGCGCCAGGGGATGGGGTGATTTTCTTCAACTTCCGGCCCGATCGGGCGCGGCAACTAACCAGTGCCCTGACGGTCCCCGAATTTGATGGGTTCAAGCGGGAACTCATTCACCCCCTGAGCTTTGTGACCCTTACCCAATACGACCCCGCCTTACCGGTAGCTGTTGCCTTTGAACCCCAAAACCTGAGCAATATTCTAGGGGAGGTGTTGGCCCAGCACCATCTCAGGCAATTACGGACCGCTGAGACGGAGAAATACGCCCATGTTACCTATTTCTTTAACGGGGGCCTCGAGGAGCCGTTTCCAGGGGAAGACCGGGAACTCGTGATGAGTCCGATGGTCTCGACCTATGACAAGGCCCCGGCGATGTCAGCAGAGCCTGTCACCGATGGGGTGATAGCGGCGATCAAGAAGGGCATTTATTCCCTGATTGTCGTCAACTACGCTAACCCAGATATGGTTGGCCATACGGGCAATTATGAGGCGGCGGTGCAGGCGATCGAGACGGTTGATCGGTGTGTGGGGCGGGTGTTGGAGTGCGTCAGTCAAGCCAGCGGCACAGTGTTAATCACTGCCGATCATGGGAATGCGGAACTGATGTGGGATGAGCAGGGAAATCCCTGGACGGCCCATACCACTAACCGGGTACCCTTTATCCTGGTGGAAGGCGAAAAGCTCAAAATTCGAGGACATGGGGCGGCGGTGGGGCTGCGATCGGATGGTAAATTGTGTGACATTGCCCCGACGATTCTGGAGATTTTGCGCTTGCCGCAACCCCCAGAGATGACGGGCCGCTCCCTCCTGGTGAAGTCGCCAATCGAGGTGTGCTTGCGGGAAGGCGATCGTCCGGAGGAATTGCTTCAGGGGGCGGATGGCCAATTGGTGCGGACGCCTGTCAAAATTTAA
- a CDS encoding sulfotransferase family protein, producing the protein MEKLAVIHNLGRSGGTLVAKVVGCMDEIVLLSEIHPKGSAVILNYYGQSKLDLALLLHSIVQAKDWHGIRLNRSETEIKLTPEGDEFLLYIEEIYDSVRENHQFLVIRDWCYLDYIGVPFCEPTYVNHLNQILKEKFLLNHVYILRHPIDHLISCAKATRVQFSLEKYLYGYLSYIKSASVDQLVKYEDFVDAPDATLRKIVQMLDIPYDPAWRGKWSQYRKVTGDMPTVLTTQEATEAAIKRRPRSPVAPKVLEAFERSSTYQEILALTGYGHPF; encoded by the coding sequence GTGGAAAAATTGGCGGTAATCCATAATTTAGGGAGGTCGGGTGGCACTTTAGTGGCTAAAGTTGTGGGTTGTATGGATGAGATCGTCTTGTTGAGTGAAATCCATCCTAAAGGCTCAGCGGTAATATTGAATTATTATGGTCAATCCAAACTTGACTTAGCACTGCTTTTGCACTCGATCGTTCAAGCCAAGGATTGGCATGGTATTCGCTTAAATAGAAGCGAAACTGAGATTAAATTAACACCTGAGGGTGATGAGTTTCTCTTGTACATTGAAGAGATTTACGATTCTGTCAGGGAAAATCATCAGTTTCTGGTTATCCGAGACTGGTGCTATCTAGACTATATCGGTGTTCCTTTCTGTGAGCCAACCTATGTTAATCATCTTAATCAAATTTTGAAAGAGAAATTTCTATTGAATCACGTTTATATCCTCCGACATCCGATAGATCATTTGATATCCTGTGCAAAAGCCACTCGTGTTCAGTTTAGTTTAGAGAAATATCTATACGGCTACCTATCCTATATTAAGTCAGCATCTGTGGATCAACTGGTTAAATATGAAGATTTTGTTGATGCTCCTGATGCCACTTTGCGTAAAATCGTGCAAATGCTAGACATTCCCTATGACCCAGCGTGGAGAGGTAAGTGGAGTCAATATAGAAAGGTTACAGGAGATATGCCTACTGTTCTTACCACTCAAGAGGCTACGGAAGCCGCGATTAAGCGTCGACCACGATCGCCAGTAGCTCCTAAAGTTCTTGAGGCTTTTGAACGATCGAGTACTTATCAGGAAATACTGGCGCTCACGGGTTATGGTCATCCTTTTTAG
- a CDS encoding ABC transporter permease: MAAESISWWGVPLGILGGTLRGSAPFLFVSLGECLTEKSGKINLGLEGTLLMGAMSAYAISYLAQPVLGPTLSPWLGVLVAGLAGMALGSIHGWLAQQPRVNDVAVGIAMLIFGSGTAFFLGKSFIQPQAPQLPTIELGIWSSLPQVQSALKISPLFLLGMAIAPLMAWFFRATRWGLYVRAVGDSPDAARAMGISIFKVRLLSIIAGSFLAGIGGACLSLYYPGVWTERISSGQGLIAVALVIFARWNPIQCLWASLLFGGAQAIGPAFQAVGIDTYYYLFNTAPYLLTLLIMVFTCSPKRTLSGAPGALGMNNCNE; the protein is encoded by the coding sequence ATGGCAGCAGAATCGATTAGTTGGTGGGGGGTGCCCCTGGGCATCCTAGGGGGAACCCTACGTGGCAGTGCCCCTTTCCTCTTCGTCAGCTTGGGTGAATGCCTGACCGAAAAAAGCGGCAAAATTAACCTGGGTCTAGAGGGAACCCTATTGATGGGGGCGATGAGTGCCTATGCCATTTCCTACCTCGCCCAACCGGTATTAGGACCAACCCTATCGCCGTGGTTAGGGGTCCTGGTTGCCGGTCTAGCCGGGATGGCTTTAGGGAGTATCCACGGGTGGCTTGCGCAGCAGCCACGGGTGAATGATGTAGCCGTTGGCATTGCCATGCTTATTTTTGGCAGTGGGACCGCCTTTTTCCTGGGGAAATCCTTTATCCAACCGCAAGCCCCCCAACTGCCCACGATCGAGCTGGGGATCTGGAGCAGCCTACCCCAGGTGCAATCTGCCTTGAAAATTAGTCCCCTATTTCTCCTGGGGATGGCGATCGCGCCACTGATGGCCTGGTTCTTCCGTGCTACCCGTTGGGGACTCTATGTCCGTGCCGTGGGAGATAGCCCCGATGCGGCGCGGGCAATGGGGATTTCTATCTTCAAAGTACGCCTATTGAGCATTATTGCGGGTAGTTTTTTGGCCGGGATTGGCGGCGCGTGCCTTTCGCTCTACTATCCCGGCGTCTGGACAGAGCGGATTTCCAGTGGTCAGGGATTAATCGCCGTTGCCCTAGTCATTTTCGCCCGTTGGAACCCGATTCAATGTCTCTGGGCATCACTCCTGTTTGGCGGGGCACAGGCGATCGGTCCCGCCTTCCAGGCCGTAGGTATTGATACTTATTACTATCTGTTCAACACTGCTCCCTACCTTTTGACACTACTGATTATGGTTTTTACGTGCTCACCCAAACGAACCTTATCGGGAGCACCAGGCGCACTAGGAATGAATAATTGCAATGAATAA
- a CDS encoding matrixin family metalloprotease, with amino-acid sequence MLAFIHQLWLRHCRWLALGGLVVLLVVFMEGAPRSLPGVSGQPALAISLPSPRPSLASLPTPRPHPLPSFLAQWHDPQARGDYFDQIQPSEWGYLVWSQFPVSVYIDPPPPDLGRFAAAQAATWQQAIAQAIAAWHPYIPLSVVETAAVADIRIWRSAPPIQRHPDGSLARIRAAETRYNLYTQRQADGRTRLRHRFDIYLSPNQPAAYTQATARHELGHALGIWGHSPDPGDVLYYAQVRQPPRISPRDLNTLKRIYEQPTCLGWPID; translated from the coding sequence TTGCTGGCCTTCATCCATCAACTCTGGTTACGACACTGCCGCTGGCTAGCGCTGGGCGGACTCGTTGTCTTGCTAGTGGTTTTCATGGAGGGAGCGCCGCGATCGTTGCCGGGTGTTAGTGGCCAACCGGCTCTAGCCATTTCCCTGCCTAGCCCACGACCCAGTCTAGCGTCACTACCAACTCCCCGGCCCCATCCCTTGCCCAGTTTCCTGGCTCAGTGGCATGATCCCCAAGCGCGGGGGGATTATTTTGACCAGATCCAACCCTCGGAGTGGGGGTATTTGGTGTGGTCACAGTTTCCTGTATCAGTGTATATCGACCCGCCGCCACCTGACTTAGGACGCTTTGCGGCAGCCCAGGCGGCCACTTGGCAGCAGGCGATCGCGCAGGCGATCGCGGCATGGCATCCCTATATACCGCTGAGCGTGGTGGAGACGGCAGCAGTCGCCGATATTCGCATTTGGCGATCGGCCCCTCCCATTCAACGGCACCCAGACGGCAGTTTAGCCCGTATCCGAGCGGCAGAAACCCGCTATAATCTCTACACCCAACGGCAAGCGGACGGAAGAACGCGCCTGCGCCATCGCTTTGATATTTATCTCAGTCCCAACCAACCCGCTGCTTATACCCAGGCAACTGCTCGCCATGAATTGGGTCACGCCTTGGGCATTTGGGGCCACAGTCCTGATCCGGGGGATGTGCTTTACTATGCCCAAGTGCGCCAGCCGCCGCGCATTTCCCCTAGAGATCTCAATACGCTAAAACGGATTTATGAACAGCCTACCTGCTTGGGCTGGCCGATCGACTAG
- the secG gene encoding preprotein translocase subunit SecG, protein MSVIKIVETVWAISAVCLVVLVLLHSPKGDGLGSFSGQAQLFTSTKSAETTLNRVTWVLAVIFMGTTVLLSANWLTP, encoded by the coding sequence ATGAGTGTGATCAAAATTGTGGAAACTGTTTGGGCGATTTCGGCTGTCTGCCTGGTTGTCCTGGTTTTGCTCCACAGCCCCAAGGGGGATGGTCTCGGTTCCTTCAGTGGCCAAGCCCAACTGTTTACCAGCACCAAGAGCGCGGAAACGACCCTGAATCGGGTGACTTGGGTACTAGCTGTGATCTTTATGGGGACGACGGTGCTGTTGAGTGCTAACTGGCTCACCCCCTGA
- a CDS encoding BMP family ABC transporter substrate-binding protein, protein MNWSRRQVVRGLLATAAFGVATKFGTGCSTPPPTPTATDGQSPAATSGTGSSPLVVGFIYVGPKDDFGYNQAHAEGAAAMAANVPGIKIVEEASVPETTAVAETMRNMIEVDGAKILFPTSFGYFDPYILEMAKEFPDVQFFHAGGLYQEGVHPKNVGSYFGYIDEAQYVAGIVAAHTSKTGKLGFVAAKPIPLVLRNINSYTLGARTINPQVTTQVIFTGDWAEPVKEAEATNSMVDQGIDVITCHVDSPKVVIETAERRGVFCTGYHANQSSLAPKGYLTGAEWDWSNVYTKLGRQFVEGKTLMAGDIPHIDRGGLAAKFCRVSPYGPAVSDAAKTAAEAAKDKLLKGELVIYQGPLKTNTGQEILAAGQQYQQQDIALEKMDYLVEGVIGSVGS, encoded by the coding sequence ATGAATTGGTCACGTCGGCAAGTGGTGCGGGGTCTGCTGGCTACGGCTGCTTTTGGCGTTGCGACGAAATTTGGCACGGGCTGTAGCACCCCACCCCCAACGCCCACGGCAACTGATGGCCAAAGCCCTGCTGCCACTAGCGGCACCGGGAGCAGTCCTTTGGTTGTCGGGTTTATCTATGTCGGCCCCAAAGATGATTTTGGGTATAACCAGGCCCATGCCGAAGGGGCTGCTGCAATGGCCGCCAACGTTCCCGGCATTAAAATTGTGGAGGAGGCCAGTGTCCCTGAAACCACGGCTGTGGCCGAAACTATGCGCAACATGATCGAGGTGGATGGAGCTAAGATTCTCTTTCCCACCTCCTTTGGCTATTTCGATCCCTACATCTTAGAAATGGCAAAAGAGTTTCCCGATGTGCAATTCTTTCATGCCGGGGGTCTCTATCAAGAAGGTGTGCATCCTAAAAATGTTGGCAGTTACTTCGGCTATATTGATGAAGCACAATATGTGGCCGGCATCGTTGCTGCCCATACCTCTAAAACTGGCAAGCTGGGGTTTGTGGCTGCCAAACCGATTCCCCTGGTTTTACGCAACATTAACAGCTACACCCTGGGTGCCCGCACCATTAACCCCCAAGTGACGACCCAGGTGATCTTCACGGGGGATTGGGCTGAACCCGTTAAGGAGGCGGAAGCGACGAACAGTATGGTTGACCAAGGGATTGATGTGATCACCTGCCATGTCGATAGCCCGAAAGTGGTGATCGAAACCGCCGAGAGACGAGGGGTTTTCTGCACGGGTTACCATGCGAACCAGTCCTCCCTAGCGCCTAAGGGCTATCTGACCGGGGCCGAGTGGGATTGGTCGAACGTTTATACCAAACTGGGACGGCAGTTTGTTGAGGGTAAAACCCTCATGGCTGGGGATATTCCCCACATCGATCGCGGCGGCTTAGCGGCGAAATTCTGTCGGGTCTCGCCCTATGGACCTGCTGTGAGCGATGCGGCTAAGACTGCTGCCGAGGCCGCTAAGGACAAGCTCTTAAAGGGGGAGTTAGTTATCTATCAGGGTCCCTTGAAGACCAATACTGGCCAAGAAATCCTGGCGGCGGGTCAGCAGTACCAGCAACAAGACATCGCCTTGGAAAAAATGGATTATCTGGTTGAAGGCGTGATTGGTTCGGTGGGAAGTTAA